Proteins co-encoded in one Bremerella sp. TYQ1 genomic window:
- a CDS encoding sodium:proton antiporter — translation MEEKLYLLYFAGILALGISAQWLAWRLRLPSILLLLGFGFLASFLPEGPDEVIGREVLFPIVSLSVAVILFEGGMSLRFAELREVGPALGGLVTIGALIVWGLAAVAAHYVIGFSPAISAVVGAIVVVTGPTVVGPLLSHIRPSRKIGSLAKWEGIVIDPIGAVLAVLVFEFIMQTGEGATWATPMWSIAKTILVGVVLGVLTAYMMIFSLKSYWIPDFLHNAFILAVLLSVFAISNYIQSESGLLTVTVLGLLMANQKHIPVRHIFEFKENLRVLLISCLFIVLAARVSLTTLLEVGWMGLLFVAILIVIVRPASVFLSTLGSGLNWREKVFLCFMAPRGIVAAAVGSIFSFELAHHAESLDLHEIGGIPEGTLVVPVVFMVIVGTVTFYGLTASPVARWLGLASPAPQGVLIAGADRWIRELAVVIKSAGFHVMLVDTNFRNITAARMQNLPAQCASILSDFVSEELNLGGIGRLLAATPNDEVNSLACMEFTHLFGRKEVYQLSPWDSGSGKRQSVSDHLRGRVIFGHGLDFYKIARRVTAGAQFKKTSITEEFTYHDFQQTHGESATLLFVITETNRLRMVTADDSFVPKAGQTIIALIDARPEPVKPPTKSNESNATEAEESPAKSAESE, via the coding sequence GTGGAAGAAAAGCTATACCTCCTTTATTTTGCCGGTATTTTGGCCCTGGGCATCTCTGCGCAGTGGCTGGCTTGGCGGTTAAGGCTCCCTTCCATTCTCCTTCTGTTAGGGTTCGGCTTTTTGGCCAGTTTCCTTCCGGAAGGGCCTGACGAAGTGATCGGCCGCGAAGTGCTGTTCCCGATCGTCTCGCTTTCGGTTGCCGTCATTCTTTTTGAAGGGGGCATGAGTCTGCGCTTCGCCGAACTGCGCGAAGTGGGGCCTGCACTGGGTGGTTTAGTCACCATTGGGGCGCTGATTGTCTGGGGATTAGCGGCCGTCGCTGCGCATTATGTAATTGGCTTTTCGCCGGCGATTTCCGCCGTGGTGGGGGCGATTGTCGTCGTCACAGGGCCAACGGTCGTGGGGCCACTGCTGAGTCATATACGTCCTTCCCGCAAGATTGGCTCGTTGGCCAAATGGGAAGGGATTGTGATCGACCCGATCGGGGCCGTTTTGGCGGTTCTCGTGTTCGAGTTCATCATGCAGACCGGCGAAGGGGCAACTTGGGCCACGCCGATGTGGTCGATTGCTAAGACAATACTCGTGGGTGTTGTCCTGGGCGTTTTGACCGCCTACATGATGATCTTTTCGCTGAAGAGCTACTGGATTCCAGATTTTCTGCACAACGCGTTCATTCTGGCCGTGTTGCTTTCTGTTTTCGCGATCTCGAATTACATCCAGAGCGAGTCTGGTTTGTTGACGGTTACCGTGCTGGGGCTGCTGATGGCGAATCAGAAGCACATCCCCGTGCGGCATATCTTTGAGTTTAAAGAGAACCTCCGCGTACTCTTGATTTCCTGCTTGTTCATCGTGCTTGCCGCACGAGTCTCGTTGACGACGTTATTAGAAGTGGGCTGGATGGGTCTGCTGTTCGTGGCGATCTTGATTGTGATCGTTCGCCCGGCGTCGGTGTTTCTTTCGACGCTCGGAAGCGGGCTGAATTGGCGGGAAAAGGTGTTCCTTTGCTTCATGGCCCCGCGTGGTATTGTGGCGGCCGCGGTCGGTTCGATTTTCTCGTTTGAACTCGCCCATCATGCCGAATCACTCGACTTGCACGAGATCGGTGGCATTCCTGAGGGAACGCTCGTCGTGCCGGTCGTTTTCATGGTGATTGTCGGCACGGTGACGTTTTACGGTTTGACTGCTTCCCCGGTCGCACGCTGGCTGGGACTCGCTAGTCCAGCCCCTCAGGGTGTGCTGATTGCCGGGGCAGATCGCTGGATTCGCGAACTGGCCGTCGTGATCAAAAGTGCTGGGTTTCACGTGATGTTGGTCGATACGAACTTCCGCAATATCACTGCCGCTCGGATGCAGAATTTACCGGCCCAGTGTGCGAGTATTCTTTCCGACTTCGTCAGCGAAGAGTTGAACCTGGGCGGTATCGGCCGGCTTTTAGCGGCCACGCCGAACGACGAGGTGAACTCGCTCGCTTGCATGGAATTCACCCATTTGTTCGGCCGTAAAGAGGTCTACCAACTCAGCCCGTGGGATTCAGGGTCTGGCAAACGTCAGTCGGTCTCGGATCATTTGCGGGGTCGCGTGATCTTCGGGCATGGGCTCGACTTCTATAAAATTGCCCGGCGTGTGACCGCGGGGGCCCAGTTTAAAAAGACTTCGATCACCGAAGAGTTTACCTACCACGACTTCCAGCAAACCCATGGCGAGTCAGCCACGTTGTTGTTTGTGATCACGGAAACGAATCGTCTGCGAATGGTTACTGCGGACGACAGTTTCGTTCCTAAAGCAGGGCAAACGATCATCGCGTTGATCGATGCTCGACCTGAGCCGGTCAAACCGCCGACGAAGTCGAACGAGTCTAATGCGACTGAGGCGGAAGAATCGCCAGCGAAATCTGCGGAGTCGGAATAG
- a CDS encoding DUF1080 domain-containing protein: protein MPVDNRSRYSFRPFVLSLLVVAVTSLTTVNPLSAQTPGLTQEEIEDGWISLFDGETLFGWKQITKTNWKVVDGTIEVSDGDVGLLCTTTQFADFQLKVDFMAEENTNSGIFLRTSPQPKSPTYDCYELNIAPPSNSFPTGSIVGREKVTPECKPGEWHTFEIRAVGPVLEVKLDGEVVSTLEDTDYLGKGFIGLQYNGGKAKFRNIALKPLGLKSIFNGKDLSGWKQYPEMVTKFSVTEEGAIRAQDGPGQLETEGVYANFVLQMEAKTNAENLNSGLFFRSIPGDKMMGYESQIHNGIEGDDPTKPIDSGTGAIFRRSVARKVVSKDKEWLIKTLIAEGAHISVWVNGYQVTDWTDQRKADENPRRGLRLEAGTIILQGHDPTTDVLFRNFQIQELPERWPVKRTK from the coding sequence ATGCCTGTTGATAACCGCAGCCGTTACTCTTTTCGTCCTTTTGTGCTCTCGCTGCTCGTCGTTGCCGTGACGTCGCTGACCACAGTGAACCCCTTATCGGCTCAAACGCCAGGTCTGACGCAGGAAGAAATCGAAGATGGCTGGATTTCGCTGTTCGATGGCGAAACGCTTTTTGGCTGGAAGCAAATCACGAAGACCAACTGGAAAGTGGTCGACGGCACCATCGAGGTGAGCGACGGGGATGTCGGTCTGCTTTGTACGACAACCCAGTTCGCCGACTTCCAGCTCAAAGTCGATTTCATGGCGGAAGAAAACACCAACAGTGGGATCTTCCTGCGGACTTCTCCACAACCCAAGAGCCCGACTTATGACTGTTATGAATTGAATATCGCTCCCCCTTCCAATTCCTTTCCCACGGGCAGTATCGTCGGCCGCGAGAAAGTAACGCCGGAATGCAAACCGGGCGAGTGGCATACCTTCGAGATCCGCGCAGTAGGCCCCGTTTTGGAAGTCAAACTGGATGGCGAAGTTGTCTCCACGCTGGAAGATACGGACTACTTGGGCAAGGGATTCATCGGTTTGCAGTACAACGGTGGTAAAGCCAAATTCCGCAACATCGCTTTGAAACCGCTTGGGCTCAAGTCGATCTTCAACGGCAAGGACCTTAGCGGCTGGAAGCAGTATCCCGAGATGGTCACCAAGTTCTCCGTCACCGAAGAAGGGGCGATTCGTGCCCAAGACGGTCCAGGACAACTCGAAACCGAAGGCGTCTACGCAAACTTCGTTCTGCAAATGGAAGCGAAGACCAATGCAGAGAACCTCAACTCAGGCCTCTTTTTCCGTAGCATCCCCGGCGACAAGATGATGGGCTACGAAAGCCAGATCCATAACGGCATCGAAGGTGACGATCCGACCAAGCCGATCGACAGCGGTACCGGAGCTATCTTCCGACGAAGCGTCGCTCGCAAAGTGGTCAGTAAAGACAAAGAGTGGCTCATTAAAACTCTGATCGCCGAAGGTGCCCACATTTCGGTTTGGGTCAACGGCTATCAAGTTACCGACTGGACCGATCAACGCAAAGCCGATGAAAACCCGCGCCGCGGACTACGTCTGGAAGCTGGCACGATCATCCTGCAAGGTCACGATCCGACGACCGACGTGCTGTTCCGTAACTTTCAAATCCAAGAGTTGCCGGAACGTTGGCCCGTCAAGCGAACCAAGTAA